The following coding sequences are from one Verrucomicrobiota bacterium window:
- a CDS encoding cytochrome c biogenesis protein ResB, whose translation MNRTMWLQNMLKIFSSLKLTVGCLAFAALLVFVGTLDQINLGIYEAQRKYFQSFLVFMEDSDGRKLFPVLPGGYLIGGLLLINLFVVLFTHYKWTGRKSGILMMHVGLIILLLGMLITDLLSRESYMSIDEGGYQDYSESQRDHELVLVNKTDPEFDLVFSVPESLLKAGEFYTNDEVPFKILVHRYAKNSRVQQREDAQISRLERKGLSRFVDFEKWPAAKKVDEKNMPSVSFELIEGTVTKGTWLASAYIKEPQKIAINGGEWEILMRPTRFYHGYKIHLKDFSHDLYAGSDIPKNFSSKVYLEDEINGVEMDTLIYMNHPLRYQGETFYQASFANEDKTSILLVVKNPGAAMPYVACTMMALGMFIQFGLSLWKHLLAKRVAVGVLSS comes from the coding sequence ATGAATAGAACTATGTGGCTTCAAAATATGCTGAAAATTTTTTCATCCTTAAAGTTAACTGTAGGTTGTTTAGCTTTTGCTGCATTGCTTGTCTTTGTCGGAACGCTGGATCAAATTAATTTGGGAATTTATGAGGCACAGAGAAAATACTTTCAAAGTTTTCTGGTGTTCATGGAAGATTCGGATGGCAGAAAATTATTTCCTGTGCTTCCGGGGGGGTATCTCATAGGCGGGTTATTACTTATCAATCTTTTTGTTGTTCTCTTTACACATTATAAATGGACTGGGAGGAAGTCTGGTATTCTTATGATGCATGTAGGGCTAATTATTCTGTTATTGGGGATGTTGATAACAGATCTTCTTAGTCGTGAGAGCTATATGTCGATTGATGAAGGAGGTTATCAGGATTACTCGGAAAGCCAACGCGATCATGAGTTGGTATTAGTCAATAAAACAGATCCTGAATTTGATCTCGTTTTTTCGGTTCCAGAATCTCTACTAAAAGCAGGAGAGTTTTACACGAATGATGAAGTTCCTTTTAAAATACTGGTTCATCGCTATGCAAAAAATTCTCGTGTCCAACAAAGAGAGGATGCCCAGATAAGTCGATTAGAAAGAAAGGGTCTAAGCCGATTTGTTGATTTTGAGAAATGGCCGGCAGCAAAGAAAGTTGATGAAAAAAATATGCCTTCCGTTTCCTTTGAATTGATAGAAGGCACGGTGACGAAGGGAACATGGCTTGCTTCCGCTTATATCAAGGAGCCACAAAAGATTGCCATCAATGGGGGTGAATGGGAAATTTTGATGAGACCAACTCGTTTTTATCATGGATATAAGATTCATTTGAAGGATTTTTCTCATGATCTCTATGCCGGTTCAGATATCCCTAAGAATTTTTCTAGTAAGGTGTATCTAGAGGATGAAATAAATGGAGTGGAGATGGATACCCTCATTTATATGAATCATCCACTGCGTTATCAGGGAGAGACTTTCTACCAAGCGAGTTTTGCTAACGAGGATAAAACTTCTATTCTGCTGGTAGTTAAAAATCCAGGTGCCGCTATGCCCTATGTAGCCTGCACTATGATGGCGCTAGGTATGTTTATCCAATTTGGATTAAGTCTTTGGAAGCATTTATTAGCTAAACGTGTTGCAGTGGGAGTTTTGAGTTCATGA
- a CDS encoding globin family protein, whose protein sequence is MTEEQIQLVQDSWAKVIPIQETAAELFYGRLFEVAPEVKALFKGDMKEQGKKLMTMITVAVNGLTKLDTIVEAVQDMGKRHLGYGVKDEHYDVVGASLLWTLEKGLGDAWNDELKAAWTETYVTLATVMKDAAKEVPA, encoded by the coding sequence ATGACAGAAGAACAAATTCAACTTGTCCAGGATTCATGGGCAAAAGTGATTCCAATTCAAGAAACAGCAGCAGAGTTATTTTATGGGAGACTTTTCGAAGTTGCACCCGAAGTAAAAGCTCTTTTTAAGGGGGATATGAAAGAACAGGGTAAGAAGCTTATGACCATGATTACGGTGGCAGTAAATGGACTGACGAAATTAGATACTATTGTAGAGGCAGTTCAGGATATGGGTAAGCGTCATCTTGGTTATGGTGTGAAAGATGAACACTACGATGTAGTTGGGGCATCACTTCTTTGGACTTTAGAAAAAGGTCTAGGAGATGCCTGGAATGACGAGCTAAAAGCTGCTTGGACGGAGACTTACGTTACTTTAGCTACCGTAATGAAAGACGCGGCTAAAGAGGTTCCTGCTTAG